From a region of the Impatiens glandulifera chromosome 4, dImpGla2.1, whole genome shotgun sequence genome:
- the LOC124933438 gene encoding RNA-binding protein CP29B, chloroplastic-like, with product MASSACSLHFLSLSTNNLSLSNSRPGAAPLPLASPTVGANLKPLSLSYSFLRPYEAVSSRFSRKVAMSSDLDVDEHVNDDRRSSFSPDLKLFVGNLPFNVDSATLAGLFEQVGNVEVVEVIYDKMTGRSRGFGFVTMSTPQEVEAAARQFNGYELEGRPIRVNAGPPPPKREREGESSFRSPRSGGGGYGGGGGGGYGGGGYGGGGGGGYGGGGGGGGYGVSNDSSNRLYVGNLSWGVDESALESLFSEQGKVLEAKVVYDRESGRSRGFGFVTYGSAKEVNNAIDSLNGADLNGRSIQVSVAESRPKRQF from the exons ATGGCTTCCTCTGCTTGTTCTCTCCATTTTCTATCTCTTTCAACCAACAATCTTTCTCTTTCAAACTCAAGGCCCGGCGCCGCACCACTACCTCTCGCTTCTCCTACCGTTGGAGCAAATTTGAAACCTTTATCACTTTCTTATTCATTTCTTCGTCCATATGAGGCTGTATCTTCTCGTTTCTCTCGGAAGGTTGCGATGTCATCTGATTTAGATGTTGATGAACATGTTAATGATGATAGAAGGTCATCTTTCTCTCCCGACCTTAAACTTTTTGTGGGTAACTTACCGTTCAACGTGGATAGTGCTACTCTTGCTGGCTTGTTTGAACAAGTTGGTAACGTTGAAGTTGTTGAG GTTATATATGACAAGATGACTGGAAGAAGCAGGGGATTTGGGTTTGTAACAATGTCTACACCTCAGGAGGTTGAGGCAGCAGCTAGACAGTTTAATGGCTAT GAACTTGAGGGAAGACCAATTAGAGTGAATGCAGGTCCTCCACCTCCCAAAAGGGAAAGGGAAGGGGAATCCTCTTTCAGATCTCCAAGGAGTGGAGGTGGTGGTTATGGTGGTGGTGGCGGTGGTGGTTATGGTGGTGGTGGttatggtggtggtggtggtggcggttatggtggtggtggtggaggtggtGGTTATGGAGTAAGTAATGATAGCTCCAATAGGCTATATGTTGGAAATCTTTCATGGGGGGTTGATGAATCTGCTCTTGAAAGCTTGTTTAGCGAGCAAGGAAAGGTGTTGGAGGCTAAGGTTGTTTACGATAGAGAAAGTGGGAGGTCAAGAGGATTCGGGTTCGTGACCTATGGCTCTGCAAAAGAGGTCAACAATGCAATCGATTCATTGAATGGAGCT GACCTCAATGGACGTTCTATCCAAGTTAGTGTGGCTGAATCCAGGCCAAAGCGTCAATTTTGA
- the LOC124935617 gene encoding CASP-like protein 5A1, with product MVMNISRSMVHPVPELPPAIDVNNLHQLVKMKNIQGMLGTKGGLKLRLIQFVFVVISFSVMISTSDVQSVSAFRFLVVVVGLQSVWSLTMSVIDVYALLVGRRI from the exons ATGGTGATGAACATCAGCCGATCAATGGTACATCCGGTGCCGGAGTTACCGCCGGCGATTGACGTCAACAATTTGCATCAATTGGTGAAGATGAAGAACATTCAAGGTATGCTTGGTACAAAAGGTGGTCTTAAACTTCGCTTAATTCAGTTCGTGTTTGTCGTGATCTCTTTCTCGGTTATGATCAGCACTAGCGATGTTCAATCTGTCTCTGCATTTAG ATTCCTTGTTGTAGTTGTTGGATTACAGAGTGTTTGGAGTTTAACAATGTCTGTTATTGATGTTTATGCTTTATTAGTGGGAAGAAGAATTTGA
- the LOC124934338 gene encoding 60S ribosomal protein L12-3, with translation MPPKFDPSQVVDVYVRVTGGEVGAASSLAPKIGPLGLSPKKIGEDIAKETARDWKGLRVTVKLTVQNRQAKVSVVPSAAALVIKALKEPERDRKKTKNIKHNGNISLDDVIEIAKIMSPRSMAKDLSGTIKEILGTCVSVGCTVDGKDPKDLQQEINDGDVEVPQE, from the coding sequence ATGCCGCCAAAGTTCGATCCATCGCAGGTCGTCGACGTTTACGTCCGTGTCACCGGAGGAGAAGTCGGTGCCGCCAGTTCTCTCGCCCCCAAAATCGGTCCACTCGGTCTTTCACCAAAGAAGATCGGAGAAGACATTGCCAAAGAGACCGCTAGAGACTGGAAGGGCCTTCGCGTGACGGTGAAGCTCACTGTTCAGAATCGTCAAGCTAAGGTATCCGTCGTTCCATCTGCTGCCGCTCTTGTTATCAAGGCGTTGAAGGAACCGGAAAGAGATAGGAAGAAGACGAAGAATATTAAGCATAATGGAAACATATCATTGGATGATGTTATTGAGATTGCTAAGATTATGAGTCCTAGATCTATGGCTAAAGATCTTAGTGGTACTATTAAGGAGATACTTGGAACTTGTgtttccgttggatgtactgTTGATGGGAAGGATCCGAAGGATTTGCAACAGGAGATCAATGATGGTGATGTTGAAGTTCCTCAGGAATAG